The following are encoded together in the Actinoplanes sp. N902-109 genome:
- a CDS encoding HNH endonuclease signature motif containing protein, which yields MLVELQHLSKEAAEVAATPVWSLSEPELNEFLQATHHLEQVFAGLQLRAAREADKRGVPRAQGHPTLARWLRAQLLLDARPAREMADRAVALGERPAVEQALLDGWVDVRQAAVIADAVNAVPQTLDEAGLPADARLQQLAETTMIDMAGEFSPFYLRKIGDRILAHVAPEIAERVEEAALQRQEARAHARRSLTLSAAAGGLVRLTGTLGVEEAAIVQAALQPLCHPVTDDERTPDQLRADALIAVCRLALRTGELPEHGGEPPQLAVTVAYDPLTGALGSGDLDTGDRVSAGTARRLACDARILPVVLGSAGQVLDVGRASRLATTSIRRALTVRDRGCAFPGCDQPPRWTEAHHILPWEAGGTTSVDDMVLQCGHHHRLLHDPGGGWQVRMGADRLPDFIPPPWIDPQQRPRRNRFHPRTGG from the coding sequence ATGTTGGTCGAGTTGCAGCATCTCAGCAAGGAGGCGGCGGAGGTTGCCGCGACTCCAGTCTGGTCGCTGTCCGAGCCGGAGCTGAACGAGTTCCTGCAGGCGACGCATCACCTGGAACAGGTCTTCGCCGGGCTGCAGCTGCGGGCAGCCCGGGAGGCTGACAAACGCGGGGTGCCCCGGGCGCAGGGGCATCCGACCCTGGCGCGCTGGCTTCGCGCCCAGCTCCTGCTGGACGCCCGGCCCGCCCGCGAGATGGCCGACCGCGCCGTTGCGCTGGGCGAGCGGCCCGCCGTGGAACAAGCTCTGCTCGACGGCTGGGTGGACGTGCGCCAGGCCGCGGTGATCGCCGACGCGGTCAACGCCGTGCCGCAGACCCTCGACGAGGCCGGGTTGCCCGCCGATGCGCGGCTGCAGCAGCTGGCCGAGACAACCATGATCGACATGGCCGGCGAGTTCTCCCCGTTCTACCTGCGCAAGATCGGCGATCGCATCCTGGCCCACGTCGCGCCGGAGATCGCCGAGCGGGTCGAGGAGGCAGCGCTGCAACGGCAGGAGGCCCGGGCCCACGCCCGGCGCAGCCTCACGTTGTCGGCCGCCGCCGGCGGGCTGGTCCGGCTGACCGGCACCCTGGGCGTGGAGGAGGCCGCCATCGTGCAGGCCGCCCTGCAGCCGCTGTGCCACCCGGTCACCGACGACGAGCGCACCCCCGACCAGCTGCGGGCCGACGCGCTCATCGCGGTGTGCCGGCTGGCCTTGCGTACGGGGGAGCTCCCCGAACACGGCGGCGAACCACCCCAGCTCGCCGTCACGGTGGCCTACGACCCGCTGACCGGCGCTCTCGGCAGCGGCGACCTGGACACCGGCGACCGGGTGTCCGCCGGCACCGCGCGGCGGCTCGCCTGCGACGCGCGCATCCTCCCCGTGGTGCTCGGCAGCGCGGGCCAGGTCCTCGACGTCGGACGCGCCAGCCGCCTCGCCACCACGTCGATCCGTCGCGCGCTGACAGTTCGCGACCGCGGCTGCGCCTTCCCCGGCTGCGACCAGCCACCGCGCTGGACCGAAGCGCACCACATCCTCCCGTGGGAAGCCGGCGGCACCACCAGCGTGGACGACATGGTGCTGCAGTGTGGCCACCATCACCGCCTGCTCCACGATCCCGGCGGCGGCTGGCAGGTCCGGATGGGCGCCGACCGGCTCCCCGACTTCATCCCGCCGCCGTGGATCGACCCGCAGCAACGACCCCGGCGCAACCGCTTCCACCCGCGGACCGGCGGGTAA
- a CDS encoding class I SAM-dependent methyltransferase, producing MTSANHANTKRNPVPFHRREAAIEQLSVLTGLRSLVVPVFDTAPTDRFAEVTIKNVTVATGITLTPQNTVVACSTPQVAALYEELGYPIAGVELDETPTPERPWDVLLRLAAADETWRELAHPATVDVFDRYQLTDTVRTVVNDPVVGDEGGLTPTRDYRTYAEAFADAAARKWDLVSAYVRPGRIVDVGCGAGAVLERADRDPALRESDLIGVEVARHLYDECVHKKAQGVFRNANVYFYRRNVLGGAIFPSRSIDTTLTFALTHEIWSYGDRWPSLRAFAQAIYDHTAPGGVWINSDVCGPDNRERTVRLTLSTTDGDNPGAVRPELASLPAEAVAAHVGGLSTRARLDQFAVDYRFPFGYKPVDDTTVELSFGDAMDYLTRKDYPDNWLSETQEQFCGLEFADWKSLLTDVGFEIDPASRTTRNDWIVDNRLAPVATLATADGEPLDWPVTHVLFIARRPLNT from the coding sequence GTGACGTCGGCGAACCACGCGAACACCAAGCGCAACCCGGTGCCGTTCCACCGCCGGGAAGCCGCAATCGAGCAGCTCAGCGTGCTGACCGGGCTGCGCTCGCTGGTGGTGCCGGTCTTCGACACCGCGCCGACCGACCGGTTCGCCGAGGTGACGATCAAGAATGTGACAGTGGCCACGGGCATCACTCTGACCCCGCAGAACACCGTTGTCGCATGCTCGACCCCCCAGGTGGCCGCGCTGTACGAGGAGCTGGGTTACCCGATCGCCGGCGTCGAGCTGGACGAGACCCCGACCCCGGAGCGCCCCTGGGACGTACTGCTGCGCCTGGCCGCCGCTGACGAGACGTGGCGTGAGCTGGCCCACCCCGCCACCGTCGACGTGTTCGACCGCTACCAGCTGACCGACACCGTGCGCACCGTCGTCAACGACCCCGTGGTCGGCGACGAGGGCGGCCTGACCCCCACCCGCGACTACCGCACCTACGCCGAGGCCTTCGCCGACGCCGCGGCCCGCAAATGGGACCTGGTCAGCGCGTACGTCCGGCCGGGGCGGATCGTCGACGTCGGCTGCGGTGCCGGTGCCGTGCTGGAACGCGCCGACCGCGACCCGGCGCTGCGCGAGAGCGACCTGATCGGCGTCGAGGTCGCCCGGCACCTCTACGACGAGTGCGTCCACAAGAAGGCCCAGGGCGTGTTCCGCAACGCCAACGTCTACTTCTACCGCCGCAACGTGCTCGGCGGCGCCATCTTCCCGTCCCGCTCGATCGACACCACGCTCACCTTCGCACTCACCCACGAGATCTGGTCCTACGGCGACCGCTGGCCCTCGCTGCGCGCGTTCGCCCAGGCCATCTACGACCACACCGCCCCCGGCGGGGTGTGGATCAACAGCGACGTCTGCGGCCCGGACAACCGCGAGCGCACGGTGCGGCTCACCCTCAGCACCACCGACGGCGACAACCCCGGTGCCGTACGCCCGGAGCTCGCGTCGCTGCCCGCCGAGGCGGTCGCCGCCCATGTCGGCGGGTTGTCCACCCGGGCCCGGCTGGACCAGTTCGCCGTGGACTACCGCTTCCCGTTCGGCTACAAGCCGGTCGACGACACCACCGTGGAGTTGTCCTTCGGCGACGCCATGGACTACCTGACCCGCAAGGACTACCCGGACAACTGGCTGTCGGAGACCCAGGAACAGTTCTGCGGTCTCGAGTTCGCCGACTGGAAGTCGCTGCTCACCGATGTCGGCTTCGAGATCGACCCGGCCTCGCGGACCACCCGCAACGACTGGATCGTCGACAACCGCCTCGCCCCGGTGGCCACGCTGGCAACCGCGGACGGCGAGCCCCTCGACTGGCCCGTCACCCACGTCCTGTTCATCGCCCGTCGTCCCCTCAACACCTGA
- a CDS encoding ABC transporter ATP-binding protein, with translation MDTRPDTRTETRKGPRSVTAAEKKQAKEVSLSRIGRLFRAHRLQLTVVVAIIVASSIISMASPFLLREVIDVALPHQNLTLLVWLVAGMVAVAAVTSALGVVQTWISTRIGQLVMHRLRTDVFTHLQRQSIAFFTRTRTGEVQSRITNDIGGMQSVVTSTATSIASNLTTAVATAVAMAALSWQLSLVSLVVLPPAIHLSRRVARMRREITAQRQRELADLNVTVEEGLSVSGIQLAKTMGTGTALINRFTASSQRLIDLELRSELAGRWRMASMSIIFAAIPAVIYLSAGLPFSSGQLSIGTLVAFTSLQAGLFRPLMGLLGVGVSLTSSLALFARIFEYLDLPVEVDEPRHPVAVDPARVAGHLRFEDVTFAYPGSETAAVAGVSLDVPAGTSLALVGETGSGKSTLAALIARLYDPAAGRITIDGVDVRDLRLADLAAIVGVVSQETYLLHTTVRENLRYARPDATDEQIEQAARAAHIHDLIAALPDGYDTVVGSRGHRFSGGEKQRIAIARTLLRNPRILVLDEATSALDNETERAVQRAFDELARGRTTVTIAHRLSAVRDADQIAVVDHGRILESGTHETLVSEGGRYAALAL, from the coding sequence TTGGACACCCGCCCTGACACCCGTACCGAAACCCGCAAGGGTCCCCGATCCGTCACCGCCGCCGAGAAGAAGCAGGCCAAAGAGGTTTCCCTCAGCCGCATCGGCCGGCTGTTCCGCGCGCACCGCCTGCAGCTGACCGTCGTGGTGGCCATCATCGTGGCCTCCTCGATCATCTCCATGGCGTCGCCGTTCCTGCTGCGCGAGGTCATCGACGTCGCGCTGCCGCACCAGAACCTCACGCTGCTGGTCTGGCTCGTCGCCGGCATGGTCGCCGTCGCCGCGGTCACCTCCGCGCTCGGCGTGGTACAGACCTGGATCTCCACCAGGATCGGCCAGCTGGTCATGCACCGGCTGCGCACCGACGTCTTCACCCACCTGCAGCGCCAGTCGATCGCGTTCTTCACCCGCACCCGTACGGGCGAGGTGCAGTCGCGCATCACCAACGACATCGGCGGCATGCAGTCCGTGGTCACCTCGACCGCGACCTCGATCGCCTCGAACCTCACCACCGCTGTGGCCACCGCGGTCGCCATGGCGGCCCTGTCCTGGCAGCTGTCGCTGGTGTCGCTGGTCGTGCTGCCCCCGGCGATCCACCTGAGCCGCCGGGTCGCGCGGATGCGCCGCGAGATCACCGCGCAGCGCCAGCGCGAGCTGGCCGACCTCAACGTCACGGTCGAGGAGGGCCTGTCGGTCAGCGGCATCCAGCTGGCCAAGACGATGGGTACGGGCACCGCGCTGATCAACCGCTTCACCGCCTCCTCGCAGCGCCTCATCGACCTGGAGCTGCGCTCGGAGCTCGCGGGACGCTGGCGGATGGCCTCGATGAGCATCATTTTCGCCGCCATCCCGGCGGTCATCTACCTCAGCGCCGGGCTGCCGTTCAGCTCCGGGCAGCTGAGCATCGGCACCCTGGTGGCGTTCACGTCGCTGCAGGCCGGACTGTTCCGCCCGCTGATGGGCCTGCTCGGCGTCGGCGTGTCGCTGACCAGCTCGCTGGCGTTGTTCGCCCGCATCTTCGAATACCTGGACCTGCCGGTCGAGGTGGACGAGCCGCGGCACCCGGTCGCCGTGGACCCGGCCCGGGTGGCGGGACACCTGCGCTTCGAGGATGTCACGTTCGCGTACCCGGGCAGCGAGACCGCCGCCGTCGCCGGGGTGAGCCTCGACGTACCGGCCGGCACCTCGCTGGCGCTGGTCGGCGAGACCGGCTCCGGCAAGAGCACGCTGGCCGCGCTGATCGCCCGCCTGTACGACCCCGCCGCCGGGCGCATCACCATCGACGGCGTCGACGTGCGTGACCTGCGGCTCGCCGACCTGGCCGCGATCGTGGGCGTGGTCAGCCAGGAGACCTACCTGCTGCACACCACGGTGCGGGAGAACCTGCGCTACGCCCGGCCCGACGCCACCGACGAGCAGATCGAGCAGGCCGCCCGCGCCGCGCACATCCACGACCTGATCGCCGCGCTGCCCGACGGGTACGACACGGTCGTGGGCTCGCGCGGGCACCGCTTCTCCGGCGGTGAGAAGCAGCGCATCGCCATCGCCCGGACGCTGCTGCGCAACCCGCGCATCCTGGTGCTCGACGAGGCCACCAGCGCCCTGGACAACGAGACCGAACGCGCTGTGCAGCGCGCCTTCGACGAACTCGCCCGGGGACGCACCACGGTCACCATCGCGCACCGGCTCTCCGCGGTGCGCGACGCCGACCAGATCGCCGTGGTCGACCACGGTCGCATCCTGGAGTCCGGCACCCACGAGACCCTGGTGTCCGAGGGCGGTCGCTACGCCGCGCTCGCCCTATAG
- a CDS encoding endonuclease/exonuclease/phosphatase family protein, producing MSLSLASLNLHCGLDHHGAPYSVAAAIAALDTDVVVVQENWRPDGAPSLARQAAAECGYPAYAELDVISGRSLLELGVAPDAPRDRTGGWGLAIMSRIPWRGLSALSLGAARGDVVGARRALTADIPLGADGMLRVVDVHLTHRLVHGPAQLRRLLAGLGDTGVPTVIAGDLNMCRPTVFLAGAYRPVVRGRTWPAYRPVAQIDHILAGPGVEARSLGVAEPTGSDHRAIRAALALEPARDGRVREAVCAVQAG from the coding sequence GTGAGCCTGAGCCTGGCCAGCCTGAACCTGCACTGCGGCCTGGACCACCACGGTGCGCCGTACTCGGTCGCGGCGGCCATCGCGGCCCTGGACACCGACGTGGTCGTCGTACAGGAGAACTGGCGTCCCGACGGCGCACCGAGCCTGGCCCGGCAGGCCGCCGCGGAGTGCGGTTACCCGGCGTACGCCGAGCTCGACGTGATCAGCGGCCGCTCGCTGCTCGAGCTGGGCGTGGCGCCGGACGCGCCGCGGGATCGTACGGGTGGCTGGGGGCTGGCCATCATGAGCCGCATCCCGTGGCGTGGGCTCAGCGCCCTGTCGCTCGGCGCCGCCCGTGGTGATGTCGTGGGTGCCCGGCGCGCGTTGACGGCCGACATCCCCCTGGGTGCGGACGGCATGCTGCGCGTGGTCGACGTCCACCTCACCCACCGGCTGGTGCACGGACCGGCCCAGCTGCGGCGCCTGCTGGCCGGGCTCGGTGACACCGGCGTGCCGACCGTGATCGCCGGTGACCTGAACATGTGCCGTCCGACCGTGTTCCTCGCCGGGGCGTATCGGCCGGTGGTGCGGGGGCGCACGTGGCCGGCGTACCGTCCGGTCGCCCAGATCGACCACATCCTGGCCGGGCCGGGCGTCGAGGCCCGCTCGCTCGGCGTAGCGGAGCCCACCGGTTCGGACCACCGTGCGATCCGAGCGGCACTCGCCCTCGAGCCTGCGCGGGACGGGCGGGTTCGTGAGGCTGTTTGCGCAGTTCAGGCGGGTTAG
- a CDS encoding NAD(P)/FAD-dependent oxidoreductase, with amino-acid sequence MAERTAHRHRVVIVGAGFGGLFATKALKNADVDITLINGTAYHLFQPLLYQVATGILSEGEIAPPIREILRRQDNVDVKLGWVADVDVEAKKVKVEAPSISYEVPYDTLIVGAGASQSYFGNDQFADHAPGMKSIDDALELRARIFGAFEIADLQTDPAERERWMTFVVVGAGPTGVEMAGQIAELAHRNLVGQFKHIDTRKARVILIDAVDAVLKTFGDRLSTRALRQLHLLGVEVELETKVVDVDATGIEVETKRGHERIESMTKMWAAGVSAPPLARKLAAAAGAQTDRAGRIMVEPDCTLPGHPEIFAVGDMMALDRLPGVAQVAIQSGKHAADQIKRRLKGKETGQKFEYFDKGSMATVSRFHAVASIGKIHLSGFLGWLMWLAVHLLYLVGFKNRFTAVVHWFVSFLGRGRSERVATFQQSYARMAIREYGDPFERRRQLAEEAAKQAATEQAGKAATDGALPEAPADQERTTAVSARR; translated from the coding sequence ATGGCTGAACGCACTGCTCACCGGCACCGTGTGGTGATCGTCGGAGCCGGTTTCGGCGGGCTTTTCGCGACGAAGGCGCTGAAGAACGCCGACGTCGACATCACCTTGATCAACGGCACCGCCTACCACCTGTTCCAGCCGCTGCTCTACCAGGTCGCCACCGGCATCCTGTCCGAGGGCGAGATCGCGCCGCCGATCCGCGAGATCCTGCGCCGCCAGGACAACGTCGACGTGAAGCTGGGCTGGGTCGCCGACGTCGACGTCGAGGCGAAGAAGGTCAAGGTCGAGGCCCCGAGCATCTCGTACGAGGTTCCGTACGACACGCTGATCGTCGGCGCGGGCGCCTCCCAGTCGTACTTCGGCAACGACCAGTTCGCCGACCACGCGCCCGGCATGAAGAGCATCGACGACGCGCTGGAGCTGCGGGCGCGCATCTTCGGCGCGTTCGAGATCGCCGACCTGCAGACCGACCCGGCCGAGCGGGAGCGCTGGATGACGTTCGTGGTCGTCGGCGCGGGCCCCACCGGGGTGGAGATGGCCGGCCAGATCGCCGAGCTGGCGCACCGCAACCTGGTGGGCCAGTTCAAGCACATCGACACCCGCAAGGCCCGGGTCATCCTGATCGACGCGGTCGACGCGGTGCTCAAGACGTTCGGCGACCGGTTGTCGACCCGGGCGCTGCGGCAGTTGCACCTGCTCGGCGTCGAGGTGGAGCTGGAGACCAAGGTCGTCGACGTGGACGCCACCGGCATCGAGGTGGAGACCAAGCGCGGGCACGAACGCATCGAGTCGATGACCAAGATGTGGGCCGCCGGGGTGTCCGCCCCGCCGCTGGCCCGCAAGCTCGCCGCCGCCGCGGGTGCGCAGACCGACCGGGCCGGGCGGATCATGGTCGAGCCGGACTGCACGCTGCCCGGCCACCCGGAGATCTTCGCGGTCGGCGACATGATGGCGCTCGACCGGTTGCCCGGTGTCGCGCAGGTCGCGATCCAGAGCGGCAAGCACGCCGCCGACCAGATCAAGCGCCGGCTCAAGGGCAAGGAGACCGGCCAGAAGTTCGAGTACTTCGACAAGGGCAGCATGGCGACCGTCTCCCGGTTCCACGCCGTCGCCAGCATCGGCAAGATCCACCTGTCCGGGTTCCTGGGCTGGCTGATGTGGCTGGCGGTGCACCTGCTCTACCTGGTCGGCTTCAAGAACAGGTTCACCGCGGTGGTGCACTGGTTCGTCAGCTTCCTGGGCCGGGGTCGCTCCGAGCGGGTGGCCACGTTCCAGCAGTCGTACGCCCGGATGGCGATCCGCGAGTACGGCGACCCGTTCGAGCGGCGCCGCCAACTCGCCGAGGAAGCCGCCAAGCAGGCCGCCACCGAACAGGCCGGCAAGGCAGCCACCGACGGTGCGTTGCCCGAGGCTCCCGCCGACCAGGAACGCACCACCGCAGTGTCGGCCCGCCGATGA